A part of Rhizobium binae genomic DNA contains:
- a CDS encoding DUF4435 domain-containing protein produces MWTIEPLPSATELPRDLLVRMVGSRKPILFVEGKQGGLDETIYRAIYGNFTVIPSGSCGQVIQFVRSFRKQEELHWLHCAGLVDRDNRDPAADGALEEGIFTLPVHEVENLLLAPEVFFALAEELKFDKREATRRFDTLTSDVFEAAGRDADRVSLRHTSNVIWQSGKSVGAKAKNINELSRIYAELTAKTDPSSIYSDFHSKYQGVLAARDFEQLLLLYDNKNKLLDMLGKALDLQGRSALENLVSRLLVSPTASPLTGALVQRLPVIDTGTY; encoded by the coding sequence CCAATCCTGTTTGTTGAAGGGAAACAAGGCGGCCTGGACGAGACGATCTATAGGGCGATCTATGGCAATTTCACCGTCATCCCGTCCGGATCTTGCGGCCAGGTGATCCAGTTTGTCCGCAGCTTCCGCAAGCAGGAGGAGTTGCATTGGCTGCATTGTGCCGGTTTGGTGGATCGCGACAATCGCGATCCAGCGGCGGACGGTGCTCTTGAGGAGGGGATTTTTACACTTCCCGTTCACGAGGTCGAAAACTTGCTTCTCGCGCCCGAAGTTTTCTTTGCGTTGGCCGAGGAACTCAAGTTCGACAAACGTGAGGCGACGCGCCGCTTTGACACGCTGACGAGTGACGTCTTTGAAGCCGCAGGACGCGACGCGGACCGCGTTAGCCTGAGACACACCAGCAATGTTATCTGGCAATCCGGTAAATCAGTCGGCGCGAAAGCGAAGAACATCAATGAGTTGTCGCGCATTTACGCTGAGCTTACGGCTAAAACCGACCCCTCCTCGATCTATTCTGATTTTCACTCAAAATATCAGGGCGTCTTGGCAGCTCGGGACTTCGAGCAACTTCTCCTTCTATACGACAACAAGAACAAGCTTTTGGACATGCTCGGGAAAGCATTGGACCTGCAAGGCAGAAGCGCGCTCGAAAATCTCGTGTCTCGGCTTCTTGTATCGCCAACCGCGAGCCCACTGACTGGCGCTCTCGTGCAACGACTTCCGGTAATTGATACTGGTACGTACTGA